One Pseudomonas tolaasii NCPPB 2192 genomic window carries:
- a CDS encoding alkaline phosphatase D family protein — translation MPNADTLPDVLAGPMLRRLEPRRLVLWLAGSRELALTLRLYVEGLPVDITLDQNQCQVVAVGHHAVLHLIDVALDDALPQDAFIGYDLLIEGRGIAEWAPHLLHTGTRYPNFVLHRRIHQLVHGSCRKPHHRAEEGLLCVDKLLADAHTTAERPALLMMSGDQIYADDVAGPMLRAIHALIARLGLFDEYLEGAVVNDSTSLYGHRASYYHRADLLPALDSNETLRERFFGGVKKPIFTSSTADNHLVTFAEVIAMYLLAWSPAPWTLIAPQPPQLSGEERARYAREQVQVERFRDGLPGVARVFAHLSTLMIFDDHDITDDWNLSAQWEQTAYGHPFSKRIIGNALLAYLLCQGWGNQPDVFGELISQTRTLTTGVQNAPLAATAQDELIESLLKFQHWHYVLPTTPALVVLDTRTRRWRSEFTLKQPSGLLDWEALSELQQALLDHPSAIIVSPAPVFGVKLIETVQKIFSWCGHPLLVDAENWMAHRGAAQVILNIFRHSRTPGNYVILSGDVHYSFVYEVLVRHRNAGPRIWQITSSGIKNKFPPRLLVWFDRLNRWLYSPRSPLNGFTRRRAMEVVPHIPEHAEAGERLWNSAGIGQVFFNEKGQPEAIYQHNADGRPRTRMVAPN, via the coding sequence ATGCCAAACGCCGACACATTGCCCGACGTCCTCGCCGGGCCGATGCTGCGCCGCCTCGAACCCCGGCGCCTGGTGCTGTGGCTGGCCGGCAGCCGTGAACTGGCGTTGACACTCAGGTTGTACGTCGAAGGCCTGCCGGTTGATATCACCCTGGACCAAAACCAGTGCCAGGTCGTAGCCGTGGGGCATCATGCCGTCCTCCACCTGATCGATGTGGCGCTGGATGATGCGCTGCCTCAGGACGCGTTCATCGGCTATGACCTGCTGATCGAAGGCCGCGGAATCGCCGAATGGGCACCTCATCTATTGCACACGGGCACTCGTTACCCGAATTTCGTGCTGCACCGCCGAATTCATCAGTTGGTGCACGGCTCGTGCCGCAAACCCCATCACCGCGCCGAAGAAGGTTTGCTGTGCGTCGACAAGCTGTTGGCCGATGCACATACCACTGCCGAACGCCCGGCCCTGCTGATGATGAGCGGCGACCAGATCTACGCCGATGATGTTGCAGGCCCCATGCTGCGGGCGATTCATGCGTTGATCGCGCGCCTGGGCCTGTTTGACGAATACCTGGAAGGCGCCGTGGTAAACGACAGCACCAGCCTCTACGGGCACCGCGCCAGCTATTACCATCGCGCCGACCTGTTGCCGGCGCTGGACAGCAACGAGACGCTGCGCGAGCGTTTTTTCGGCGGCGTGAAGAAGCCGATCTTCACCAGCAGCACCGCAGACAATCACCTGGTGACCTTTGCTGAAGTCATTGCCATGTATTTGCTGGCGTGGTCGCCCGCCCCCTGGACGCTGATCGCCCCGCAACCGCCACAGTTGAGTGGCGAGGAACGGGCACGTTATGCCCGTGAACAGGTGCAGGTTGAGCGCTTTCGCGACGGGCTGCCGGGTGTCGCGCGCGTCTTCGCCCACCTGTCCACGCTGATGATCTTCGACGACCACGACATCACCGACGACTGGAATCTCAGCGCCCAGTGGGAACAAACCGCGTATGGCCACCCGTTTTCCAAACGCATCATCGGCAACGCCCTGCTCGCTTACCTGCTGTGTCAGGGCTGGGGTAACCAGCCGGATGTGTTTGGCGAGTTGATCAGTCAAACCCGGACGCTGACAACCGGCGTGCAAAACGCCCCTCTCGCCGCAACCGCACAGGATGAGTTGATCGAATCACTGTTGAAGTTCCAGCATTGGCACTACGTGTTGCCCACCACCCCGGCGCTGGTGGTACTCGACACCCGCACCCGGCGCTGGCGCAGCGAGTTCACCCTCAAACAACCCTCCGGGCTGCTCGATTGGGAAGCTTTGAGCGAACTGCAACAGGCGTTGCTGGACCACCCCTCGGCCATCATCGTGTCGCCGGCGCCGGTGTTTGGCGTCAAGCTGATCGAGACCGTGCAAAAAATCTTCAGCTGGTGCGGTCACCCGTTGTTGGTGGACGCCGAAAACTGGATGGCTCATCGCGGCGCGGCACAGGTGATCCTCAATATTTTCCGCCACTCGCGCACGCCGGGGAACTACGTGATTCTGTCGGGCGACGTGCATTACTCATTCGTTTATGAAGTACTGGTCCGCCACCGCAACGCCGGCCCCAGGATCTGGCAAATCACCAGCAGCGGCATCAAGAATAAATTCCCGCCCCGCCTGCTGGTATGGTTCGACCGCCTCAACCGCTGGCTTTATTCACCCCGTTCGCCGCTTAACGGGTTCACCCGTCGCCGCGCCATGGAGGTAGTGCCGCATATTCCCGAACATGCCGAGGCAGGAGAGCGGCTGTGGAATTCGGCAGGAATCGGCCAGGTGTTTTTCAATGAAAAGGGCCAGCCGGAGGCGATTTACCAGCACAACGCAGATGGAAGGCCGAGGACGAGGATGGTTGCGCCCAACTAA
- a CDS encoding type II toxin-antitoxin system RelE/ParE family toxin: MNDLPVVLSVVFYRTQAGNEPVREWLMELPREARRFIGTDIKSVQFGWPLGMPLVRKLEPRLWEIRTELGVNIARVVFTLVNSDRVLLHGLIKKSQKTPLVDLNTARHRKNKL; this comes from the coding sequence GTGAACGATCTACCTGTTGTGCTTAGCGTTGTTTTTTACCGAACGCAGGCGGGAAACGAACCCGTGCGGGAATGGCTGATGGAACTGCCCAGGGAAGCCAGGAGATTCATAGGCACCGATATCAAGTCGGTTCAATTCGGTTGGCCGCTGGGAATGCCACTCGTAAGAAAGCTGGAGCCTCGGCTTTGGGAAATTCGGACCGAGTTGGGTGTAAACATCGCACGTGTCGTCTTTACGCTGGTGAATAGCGACAGGGTGTTACTGCACGGTCTCATCAAAAAAAGTCAAAAAACTCCGTTAGTCGACCTGAACACTGCAAGACATAGAAAGAACAAGCTATGA
- a CDS encoding XRE family transcriptional regulator has protein sequence MNKHIGSSLDDFLSEEGLLEEVTAAALKRVIAWQLAEVMKAQKVSKKALAERMHTSRTAVDRALDQNDAGMTLATLASAARALGQRVEVRLVPDSDARLSVI, from the coding sequence ATGAACAAACATATCGGCTCCAGCCTCGATGACTTTCTCAGCGAAGAAGGGCTTCTGGAAGAAGTGACTGCCGCCGCGTTGAAGCGCGTTATCGCATGGCAATTGGCAGAAGTGATGAAAGCGCAAAAAGTCAGTAAGAAAGCGTTGGCAGAGCGCATGCACACCAGTCGCACAGCAGTGGATAGAGCGCTGGATCAAAACGACGCAGGCATGACGTTGGCCACTCTTGCAAGCGCGGCCAGGGCATTGGGTCAACGGGTAGAAGTGCGCCTTGTGCCTGATAGTGATGCAAGACTCTCGGTGATTTAG
- a CDS encoding sensor domain-containing diguanylate cyclase, with protein sequence MDDTSDNNPLRNDFSDLNSDMLHAVMELVSDGIWDWNANTGFVYRNPGWYEMLGYPRHSLDNNVHTWESVIHPEDYPHVMRVFDDYISQRAPHYRTEYRCRKEDGTYLWIEDRGYVIARNPDGSVARMVGAHRDIHLRKSSIEQLEQRNQSLEALVAERTRELSRVNQQLQAQLDENRSLAERDPLTLVANRYRLEKVLLAECDRAERFRIPVALVAMDIDDFKPINDKHGHAVGDQTLISVVKRLEGCMRPGDLLARWGGDEFMVVLPDSSLDEAKTVAERIRQHLSQMPAVGDFNVTLSLGVAQLRSGEPPAALMARADQALYRAKAAGKDTVSE encoded by the coding sequence ATGGACGATACATCTGATAACAACCCATTGAGGAATGACTTCTCCGACCTCAATTCCGACATGCTCCACGCCGTCATGGAGCTGGTGAGCGACGGTATCTGGGACTGGAACGCCAACACCGGCTTTGTGTATCGCAACCCCGGCTGGTACGAAATGCTCGGCTATCCCCGCCACTCCCTCGATAACAATGTGCACACCTGGGAAAGCGTGATTCACCCCGAGGACTACCCTCATGTCATGCGGGTATTTGATGATTACATCAGCCAGCGCGCGCCCCACTACCGAACCGAATACCGCTGTCGCAAAGAAGATGGCACCTACCTGTGGATCGAAGACCGTGGCTACGTGATTGCGCGTAACCCCGACGGTTCGGTGGCTCGCATGGTCGGTGCCCACCGTGATATTCACTTGCGCAAAAGCTCCATCGAACAGCTTGAACAGCGCAACCAATCCCTTGAAGCACTGGTGGCCGAACGCACGCGCGAGCTGTCTCGGGTCAACCAGCAACTGCAAGCACAACTCGATGAAAACCGTTCCCTGGCCGAGCGCGACCCCCTGACCCTTGTCGCCAACCGCTATCGTCTGGAAAAAGTGCTGTTGGCAGAATGTGACCGCGCCGAACGTTTCCGGATACCGGTGGCGCTGGTCGCCATGGACATCGACGACTTCAAGCCGATCAATGACAAGCATGGCCACGCCGTGGGTGATCAAACCCTGATCAGCGTAGTGAAAAGACTCGAAGGCTGCATGCGCCCGGGTGACTTGCTGGCGCGCTGGGGCGGCGACGAATTCATGGTGGTGCTGCCCGACAGCAGCCTGGACGAGGCGAAAACCGTTGCAGAGCGTATTCGCCAACACCTCTCACAGATGCCCGCCGTGGGTGACTTCAACGTCACCCTGAGCCTGGGTGTGGCACAGTTGCGCAGCGGTGAACCCCCTGCCGCCTTGATGGCACGCGCCGATCAGGCGCTGTACCGCGCCAAGGCGGCAGGAAAGGACACCGTGTCGGAGTGA
- a CDS encoding amino acid ABC transporter substrate-binding protein — protein sequence MKNLKTTLAAIIAAASLGLAASAHAGATLDAIQKKGFIQCGVSDGLPGFGVPDSTGKMTGIDVDVCHAVAAAVFGDASKVKFSQLTAKERFTALQSGEVDVISRNTTWTSSRDAGMGLVFTGVTYYDGIGFLVNNKLGVTAAKQLDGATVCLQAGTTTELNVSDYFRTHGMKYTPITFDTADESAKGLESGRCDVLTTDQSGLYAQRIKMAHPDEFVVLPEVISKEPLGPLVRKGDDEWFSIVKWTLFAMLNAEEMGINSTNVEEQAKTTKNPDIARLLGADGEYGKDLKLRKDWVVQIVKQVGNYDEVFERNIGQGSVLKIKRGLNALWSNGGIQYAPPVR from the coding sequence ATGAAAAACCTCAAGACCACTTTGGCCGCGATTATTGCAGCCGCATCCCTGGGCCTGGCGGCCAGTGCCCACGCCGGTGCGACCCTGGATGCAATCCAGAAGAAAGGCTTTATCCAGTGTGGCGTCAGTGACGGCCTGCCCGGCTTCGGTGTGCCGGACAGCACCGGCAAGATGACCGGCATCGATGTGGACGTGTGCCACGCCGTGGCCGCGGCGGTGTTCGGCGATGCCTCCAAAGTAAAATTCAGCCAGCTGACCGCCAAGGAGCGTTTCACGGCGCTGCAGTCGGGCGAGGTCGATGTGATCTCGCGCAACACCACCTGGACCAGTTCGCGCGACGCCGGCATGGGCCTGGTGTTCACCGGCGTGACCTACTACGACGGCATCGGTTTTCTGGTGAACAACAAGCTGGGCGTCACCGCCGCCAAACAGCTGGACGGCGCCACCGTATGCCTGCAGGCCGGTACGACCACCGAGCTCAATGTGTCGGACTATTTCCGCACCCACGGCATGAAATACACGCCGATCACCTTCGACACCGCTGACGAAAGCGCCAAGGGCCTGGAGTCCGGACGTTGCGACGTGCTGACCACCGACCAGTCCGGCCTCTACGCGCAACGCATCAAAATGGCCCACCCCGATGAGTTCGTGGTGTTGCCGGAAGTGATTTCCAAGGAACCGCTGGGGCCGCTGGTGCGCAAAGGCGATGACGAGTGGTTCAGCATCGTCAAATGGACGCTGTTTGCCATGCTCAATGCCGAGGAAATGGGCATCAATTCCACGAACGTCGAAGAGCAGGCCAAAACCACCAAAAATCCCGACATTGCGCGGTTGTTGGGCGCCGATGGCGAGTACGGCAAGGATTTGAAGTTGCGCAAGGATTGGGTGGTGCAGATCGTCAAGCAAGTGGGCAACTATGACGAGGTGTTCGAGCGCAATATCGGCCAGGGCAGCGTGCTGAAGATCAAGCGCGGGCTCAATGCGTTGTGGAGCAATGGCGGCATCCAGTACGCGCCACCGGTGCGCTGA
- a CDS encoding LysR substrate-binding domain-containing protein has product MISKRLTPSMTALQCFEAAARHLSFTRAAEELHLTQSAVSKQVAQLEEMLCHNLFERVRQRLYLSPAGALYLDEVRKILNQVDISSRYILTYGGETEVLRIATQPTFGDRWLVPKLKDFAARHPNIHLDVRNELEPFDVLQAKADIAFFFGQGSWPGATCIELFREAVVPVCAPGFVAEGSDASSRHTLLQCTSRPEAWHEWFLEQGLHSQNSYHGPRFDTFYMCIRAAQSGYGVALVPQYLVAEELASGSLTIPWNYAMPSAGAHFIAHAEHAGDIPKVKAFLNWMVSYIKAHPDF; this is encoded by the coding sequence ATGATTTCAAAACGTTTGACCCCTTCGATGACCGCCTTGCAGTGCTTCGAAGCCGCCGCCCGCCATCTGAGCTTCACCCGCGCCGCCGAAGAGCTGCACTTGACCCAGAGCGCCGTGAGCAAACAGGTGGCGCAGCTCGAAGAAATGCTCTGTCACAACCTGTTCGAGCGGGTGCGTCAGCGTTTGTACCTGTCCCCCGCGGGTGCGTTGTACCTGGACGAAGTGCGCAAAATTCTCAACCAGGTCGACATTTCCAGCCGTTACATCCTCACCTACGGCGGCGAAACCGAAGTGCTGCGCATCGCCACCCAACCCACTTTCGGCGACCGCTGGCTGGTGCCCAAGCTCAAGGATTTCGCGGCCCGCCACCCGAATATCCACCTGGACGTGCGCAACGAACTGGAACCCTTCGACGTGCTGCAGGCCAAGGCCGATATCGCGTTTTTTTTCGGCCAGGGTTCGTGGCCGGGGGCGACGTGCATCGAACTGTTTCGCGAAGCCGTAGTGCCGGTATGCGCGCCGGGGTTTGTCGCCGAGGGCAGTGATGCTTCTTCACGCCACACCTTGTTGCAATGCACCTCGCGCCCGGAGGCCTGGCACGAATGGTTCCTGGAGCAGGGCCTGCATTCGCAGAACAGCTACCACGGCCCGCGCTTCGACACGTTCTACATGTGCATTCGCGCCGCGCAGTCGGGCTATGGCGTGGCATTGGTGCCGCAGTATCTGGTGGCCGAAGAATTGGCCAGCGGCAGCCTGACCATCCCGTGGAACTACGCAATGCCCAGCGCCGGCGCGCACTTTATCGCCCACGCCGAACACGCCGGCGACATCCCGAAAGTCAAAGCCTTCCTGAACTGGATGGTGAGCTACATCAAGGCACATCCCGACTTTTAA
- a CDS encoding 2-aminoadipate transaminase, with protein MSRETISQSISIVHPISLSHGSNAEVWDTTGKRYIDFVGGIGVLNLGHCHPGVVKAIQEQATKLTHYAFNAVPHAPYIELMERLTDFIPVDYAVSGMLTNSGAEAAENALKIVRGATGRTAVIAFDGAFHGRTLATLNLNGKVAPYKQKVGVLPGPVYHLPYPSADNGVTCAEALKAMERLFSVEIDVEDVACFIIEPVQGEGGFLALDSEFAQALRRFCDEKNIVLIADEIQSGFGRTGQRFAFSRLGIEPDLILLGKSIAGGVPLGAVVGRKTLLDNLPKGGLGGTYSGNPIACAAALATLDAMTDEHLSTWGAQQEEAIVSRYQAWRAQGLSPYLGRLTGVGAMRGIELANADGTPAPKQLTQLLSLAREAGLLLMPSGKSRHIIRLLAPLTIEPAVLEEGLDILESCLRQLE; from the coding sequence ATGAGCCGCGAAACCATCAGCCAGTCGATTTCCATCGTTCACCCCATCAGCCTCAGCCACGGCAGCAATGCCGAGGTCTGGGACACCACGGGCAAACGCTATATCGATTTCGTCGGCGGCATCGGCGTGCTCAACCTGGGTCATTGCCACCCCGGCGTGGTGAAGGCGATTCAGGAGCAAGCGACGAAACTGACTCACTACGCGTTCAACGCCGTGCCTCACGCGCCTTACATCGAATTGATGGAGCGTCTGACTGACTTCATTCCGGTGGACTACGCCGTCAGCGGCATGCTCACCAACAGCGGCGCGGAGGCGGCGGAAAACGCCTTGAAGATCGTGCGCGGCGCCACCGGCCGTACCGCCGTGATCGCCTTCGACGGCGCCTTCCACGGGCGCACCCTGGCCACCCTCAACCTCAACGGCAAGGTGGCGCCCTACAAGCAAAAGGTCGGCGTACTACCCGGCCCGGTGTATCACCTGCCCTACCCCAGCGCCGATAACGGCGTAACCTGCGCTGAAGCACTCAAGGCGATGGAGCGCCTGTTCAGCGTAGAAATCGACGTCGAAGATGTAGCCTGTTTCATCATCGAACCGGTGCAGGGCGAAGGCGGCTTTCTGGCGCTGGATAGTGAATTTGCCCAAGCCCTGCGGCGCTTTTGCGACGAGAAAAACATTGTGCTGATCGCCGATGAAATCCAGTCCGGCTTCGGCCGTACCGGCCAACGCTTTGCCTTCTCGCGCCTGGGCATCGAGCCGGACCTGATCCTGCTCGGCAAAAGCATCGCCGGCGGCGTGCCATTGGGCGCGGTGGTCGGACGCAAAACCCTGCTCGACAACCTGCCCAAAGGCGGCCTGGGCGGCACCTATTCCGGCAACCCGATTGCCTGCGCGGCGGCCCTGGCCACGCTGGACGCCATGACCGACGAGCACCTGAGCACCTGGGGTGCGCAACAGGAAGAAGCTATCGTCAGCCGTTATCAGGCCTGGCGTGCACAAGGTTTGTCGCCGTACCTGGGGCGGCTGACCGGCGTCGGCGCCATGCGTGGTATCGAACTGGCCAATGCCGATGGCACGCCCGCACCCAAACAACTCACCCAATTACTGAGCCTGGCGCGCGAGGCCGGCTTGCTGCTGATGCCCAGCGGCAAGTCGCGGCACATCATCCGCCTGCTGGCACCGCTGACCATTGAGCCTGCAGTGTTGGAGGAAGGGCTGGATATTCTTGAGTCGTGCTTGCGGCAGCTTGAATAG
- a CDS encoding type II toxin-antitoxin system prevent-host-death family antitoxin, which yields METINYTNARAHLAETMDRVNEDRIPLLLTRQKGEPVVMISLSEFNALEETAYLLRSPKNAERLINSVNSLRAGKAKPRGLIEE from the coding sequence ATGGAAACCATCAACTACACCAACGCACGCGCTCATCTGGCTGAAACGATGGACCGCGTCAACGAAGATCGCATCCCACTGTTACTTACGCGCCAAAAAGGTGAGCCCGTGGTGATGATCTCATTATCAGAATTCAACGCTCTTGAAGAGACAGCCTACCTGCTGCGCTCACCTAAAAATGCCGAACGCCTGATCAACTCCGTCAATAGCTTGCGGGCCGGCAAAGCCAAACCCAGGGGGCTGATTGAGGAATGA
- a CDS encoding Txe/YoeB family addiction module toxin, which translates to MKILFTPEGWDDYLWFQQNDKTGLKRINLLIKAIQRDPFEGVGKPEPLKHNLSGFWSRRITAEHRLVYGIEDDEVQILMCRYHY; encoded by the coding sequence ATGAAAATACTCTTTACCCCTGAAGGCTGGGACGACTATCTCTGGTTTCAACAGAATGACAAGACAGGGTTAAAGCGTATAAACCTGCTGATCAAAGCCATCCAGAGAGACCCTTTTGAAGGCGTTGGGAAACCGGAACCGCTCAAGCACAACCTGAGCGGTTTCTGGTCACGGCGTATCACCGCAGAACATCGCCTCGTTTATGGCATCGAGGACGATGAAGTACAGATCCTGATGTGTCGCTATCACTACTGA
- a CDS encoding MFS transporter gives MGTFHALRSLNARLRSLFMITLVFRMGTLAFPFYAAYLIHQHAISPGTAGLLVGVYGAGALCTDLIIGAVIKRFTANRVILGSLLFNALLLLLIPSVDEVAVLFVLSFLWGACYEAFTPATFSETVANSTLETRKVAFSCNRLAINIGMAIGPLLGSLVFLHHADAVFYINAALSLLAFGACLGCERSSAQTQDVPAASQGAGLPDIAPHERSRLLVILLAALPVHVAYALPPTILSAYIINYTELPAYYVGVLFFINAALVILFEVPINLRMAHLSSSRSLVAGFLLAGVGFFLMGFGEVGALLMLATVLWSLGEMIIFPGITHYVSSISSRATVDRNLGYYSAGVNIGVMLAPSLAFMLMSRPALPSPWWLAGCVLLVFAIAVGVMKSSAVLWNREA, from the coding sequence ATGGGCACTTTCCACGCATTGCGCAGCCTGAATGCCCGGCTGCGATCGCTGTTCATGATCACGCTGGTGTTCCGCATGGGCACGCTGGCGTTTCCTTTTTACGCGGCCTATCTGATTCATCAGCACGCCATCTCACCGGGCACCGCCGGCTTGCTGGTGGGCGTGTATGGCGCGGGTGCGTTGTGTACGGACCTGATTATCGGCGCGGTGATCAAGCGGTTCACGGCCAACCGCGTCATTCTCGGTTCCCTGCTGTTCAACGCTTTGCTGTTGCTGCTCATCCCTTCGGTGGACGAGGTTGCGGTGCTCTTCGTGTTGTCGTTCTTGTGGGGCGCCTGCTACGAAGCGTTTACTCCGGCGACGTTTTCCGAGACGGTGGCGAACAGCACGCTGGAAACGCGCAAAGTGGCGTTTTCCTGCAACCGGCTGGCGATCAATATCGGCATGGCCATCGGGCCGCTGCTGGGCAGCCTGGTGTTCCTGCATCATGCCGATGCGGTGTTCTACATCAATGCGGCACTGTCGCTGCTGGCCTTCGGCGCGTGCCTGGGATGCGAGCGCTCATCGGCACAGACACAAGACGTGCCCGCTGCCAGCCAAGGCGCCGGCTTGCCGGATATCGCGCCCCACGAGCGTTCGCGGCTGCTGGTGATCCTGCTGGCGGCCTTGCCGGTGCACGTGGCGTACGCGTTGCCACCGACCATTCTGTCGGCCTACATCATCAACTACACCGAGCTGCCGGCGTATTACGTGGGCGTGTTGTTTTTCATCAACGCGGCGCTGGTGATCCTGTTCGAGGTGCCGATCAACCTGCGCATGGCCCACCTGTCGAGCAGCCGCTCGCTGGTCGCCGGCTTCCTGTTGGCCGGTGTGGGATTCTTCCTGATGGGATTCGGTGAGGTGGGGGCGTTGTTGATGCTGGCCACGGTGTTGTGGAGCCTGGGTGAGATGATTATTTTCCCGGGCATCACCCACTACGTCAGCAGCATTTCCAGCCGCGCCACGGTGGACCGCAACCTGGGTTATTACTCGGCGGGTGTGAATATCGGCGTGATGCTCGCGCCATCGCTGGCGTTCATGTTGATGTCCCGGCCTGCGTTGCCGTCGCCGTGGTGGCTGGCGGGGTGTGTGTTGCTGGTGTTCGCCATCGCCGTTGGGGTGATGAAAAGCTCGGCGGTGTTATGGAACAGAGAGGCGTAA
- a CDS encoding helix-turn-helix transcriptional regulator, translated as MRRKGPPDTNTSLLPDEVHTLLDTELSRRGLGHFEVYQCGPTLDQAEIISNYPEALEPSDTADDFYRRGELVSLTRKRIKPFFWSDENLLADEAAPVPGPCKPVGEGASFIVHGNQGFYSVLNLCSFGDEEQFRQTVLAHQSELQMLLVSVYDEALETRAAVESPSVLTPRETEVLSWASLGKTYNEVAQLTAMTSHTVKFHMKNIFAKLEVSNGKSAIRKALQLGYIRHPS; from the coding sequence ATGCGCCGCAAGGGCCCACCCGACACCAACACCTCCCTGTTGCCCGACGAGGTGCACACACTCCTCGATACCGAGCTGAGCCGCCGCGGGCTGGGGCATTTCGAGGTTTACCAGTGCGGGCCGACACTGGATCAAGCCGAGATCATTTCCAACTACCCCGAGGCCCTGGAACCGTCCGACACGGCCGATGATTTCTACCGGCGCGGCGAGCTGGTGTCGCTGACCCGCAAGCGCATCAAGCCGTTTTTCTGGAGTGACGAAAACCTGCTGGCCGACGAGGCCGCGCCGGTGCCGGGCCCGTGCAAGCCGGTGGGCGAGGGGGCGAGTTTCATCGTGCATGGCAACCAGGGGTTTTATTCGGTACTCAACCTGTGCAGCTTCGGCGACGAGGAACAGTTTCGCCAGACGGTGCTGGCCCATCAGAGCGAGCTGCAGATGCTGCTGGTGTCGGTGTATGACGAGGCCCTGGAGACCCGCGCGGCCGTCGAATCGCCGAGCGTTTTGACGCCGCGGGAAACCGAAGTGTTGTCCTGGGCCAGCCTGGGCAAAACCTACAACGAAGTGGCGCAGTTAACCGCCATGACCTCGCACACGGTGAAGTTTCACATGAAAAACATCTTCGCCAAGCTGGAGGTCAGCAACGGTAAGTCGGCGATTCGCAAGGCCTTGCAACTGGGCTATATCCGCCACCCGTCATAG
- a CDS encoding pyridoxal phosphate-dependent aminotransferase, giving the protein MVSVSRRSILALGAALPVLGHLDWASASPQSNASDPVLLNYNESPYGPSKAAREAMQRGIARSGRYPYPDMYALAALFAAQQGIHEEQVAVFAGSMAALRYAVLAFTNASRSLVMATPSYEVPRQAAESHRARVHEVNLDTRHAHDVSAMLAADPQAGMLYLCNPNNPTGTLTPTEAIRHALANKPEGCVLVVDEAYIDFADSPSCVSWIKDHDDLLVLRTFSKIYGMAGARLGLAIGHPALLERLAEFGGDNVPAASTLLGARASLEDLNLLPQRKALNTQVRTETLAWLKRRGFTCTTSQSNCFMIDVKQPAEQVVEQLAAHNVMVGRVWKEWPQWVRVTVGSRQEMARFREVFAAQVVNV; this is encoded by the coding sequence ATGGTCAGCGTCAGTCGTCGTTCGATCCTCGCCCTCGGCGCTGCGCTTCCCGTGCTGGGGCACCTCGATTGGGCGTCTGCCAGCCCGCAGTCGAACGCATCTGACCCGGTGTTGCTCAACTACAACGAAAGCCCCTACGGCCCCTCAAAGGCCGCTCGTGAGGCGATGCAGCGAGGCATTGCGCGGTCTGGTCGTTACCCCTATCCGGACATGTACGCGTTGGCCGCCTTGTTTGCCGCACAGCAAGGTATCCACGAAGAGCAAGTGGCCGTGTTTGCCGGCTCCATGGCGGCATTGCGCTACGCGGTGCTGGCATTCACCAACGCGTCGCGTAGCCTGGTCATGGCCACGCCCTCCTACGAGGTGCCGCGCCAGGCGGCCGAGTCTCACCGCGCCAGGGTGCATGAAGTGAACCTGGATACCCGGCACGCCCATGACGTTTCTGCAATGCTCGCCGCTGACCCTCAGGCGGGCATGCTCTACCTGTGCAACCCCAATAATCCGACCGGCACCCTGACGCCAACCGAGGCGATCCGCCACGCGCTGGCGAACAAGCCGGAAGGCTGTGTGCTGGTGGTGGATGAAGCCTATATCGATTTCGCCGACAGCCCGAGCTGCGTGAGTTGGATCAAGGATCACGACGACCTGCTCGTGCTGCGCACCTTTTCAAAAATCTACGGCATGGCCGGCGCCCGACTGGGCCTGGCGATCGGTCACCCGGCGTTGCTGGAACGCCTCGCCGAATTTGGCGGCGACAATGTGCCCGCGGCCTCAACGTTGCTTGGCGCGAGGGCGAGCCTGGAAGACCTCAATCTTTTGCCACAGCGCAAGGCACTCAACACACAGGTGCGCACGGAAACGCTGGCGTGGCTCAAACGCCGCGGGTTTACCTGCACGACGTCACAGAGCAATTGTTTCATGATCGATGTGAAGCAGCCTGCCGAGCAGGTTGTTGAGCAACTGGCGGCGCACAATGTGATGGTCGGGCGGGTCTGGAAAGAATGGCCGCAGTGGGTGCGGGTGACGGTGGGCAGCCGGCAGGAGATGGCGCGCTTTCGCGAGGTGTTCGCCGCTCAGGTGGTGAACGTTTGA